In Ochotona princeps isolate mOchPri1 chromosome 33, mOchPri1.hap1, whole genome shotgun sequence, one DNA window encodes the following:
- the LOC101531130 gene encoding lysosomal alpha-mannosidase-like isoform X2: MSPGAAARRGRAGACGAAGRAGRGSLHPPAWLFLLWLVAGRTRAADYEACPRVQPDMLNVHLVAHTHDDVGWIYTVDQYYYGGQNDLLHPGVKNILDSVFAALQAEPSRRFVYVEMAFFSRWWHQQTNATQQAVQELVRQGRLEFANGGWVMNDEAATHYGAIVDQMTLGLHFLQKTFGEDGRPRVAWHIDPFGHSREQASLFAQMGFDGVFLGRVDYQDREARMKRKKMELVWRASASLKPPTADLFTGVLPNLYDPPKNLCWDTLCDERSIVDNPEDFQYNAQEVVDYFLRMAADQHRYYRTNHIVMTMGGDFHYGYANSWFKNLDKLIQLVNAKQENGSRVHVLYSTPACYLRELNKANLTWSVKEDDFFPYADGPHQFWTGYFSSRPALKHYERVSYNFLQVCKQLEALTGWEANKGPYGWGTSTVLEEAMAVLQHHDAISGTARQNVADDYAHKLATGWRPCQVLMSNALAWLSGSIEDYSTCPGLNISFCVLSQISARVVMNPQAETQIPIPELLFPASVPALGFSVYSIARVSRQNPKFHMPKSIPRHSNSDVLMIQNKYIRATFSAETGLLMKIENMGQKVVLPVSQSFFWYKASIGDRKLQQSSGAYVFRPHRRQPLPVSQRAEIYLVKSSLVQEVHQNFSDWCSQVVRLYRGQRHLELQWTVGPIPTADGWGKEVISRFDTPLDTKGHFYTDSNGREILTRRRDYRPTWSLNQTQVVAGNYYPVNTRIFIKDGEKQLTVLTDRSQGGSSLRDGSLELMVHRKLLRDDFRGVGEALLEQGSGLVVRGRHLVLLDAVDQAAAGHRLLAEREVLAPQVFLAPGGGAPYFQGAPRRTQFSGLLRELPPSVHLLTLARWGPDRLLLRLEHQFALGEDSGHNLSSPVTLNLQDLFSTVTITHLQETTLAANQPRESASRLKWTPDTDAAPYPPAAPVDPTTITLQPMEIRTFVASVLGELDPWSHREDPLDF, from the exons ATGAGCCCCGGCGCTGCTGCCCGCCGAGGCCGAGCCGGAGCCTGCGGGGCCGCTGGGCGCGCCGGGCGGGGGTCGCTGCACCCTCCGGCTTGGCTCTTCCTGCTGTGGCTAGTGGCCGGCCGCACCCGCGCCGCGGACTACGAG GCTTGTCCCAGAGTGCAGCCAGACATGCTGAACGTCCACCTGGTGGCCCACACACATGATGATGTGGGCTGGATCTATACAGTGGACCAGTACTATTATGGGG GACAGAATGACCTGCTGCACCCAGGTGTGAAGAATATCCTGGACTCGGTGTTCGCTGCCCTGCAGGCAGAGCCCAGCCGTAGGTTTGTCTACGTGGAGATGGCCTTCTTCTCCCGCTGGTGGCACCAGCAGACGAACGCAACGCAGCAAGCTGTGCAGGAACTGGTGCGCCAGG GGCGTCTGGAGTTTGCCAATGGTGGCTGGGTGATGAACGACGAGGCGGCCACCCACTATGGTGCCATCGTGGACCAGATGACCCTGGGGCTGCACTTCCTGCAGAAGACATTCGGGGAAGACGGGCGCCCCCGTGTGGCCTGGCACATTGACCCCTTTGGCCACTCTCGGGAGCAGGCTTCCCTGTTTGCTCAG ATGGGTTTTGATGGCGTCTTCTTGGGGCGAGTGGATTACCAAGATAGAGAGGCACgaatgaagaggaagaagatggaGCTGGTGTGGCGAGCcagtgccagtctgaagcccccGACCGCTGACCTCTTCACTG GTGTGCTCCCCAACCTTTATGACCCCCCAAAGAATCTGTGCTGGGACACGCTGTGTGATGAGAGGTCCATAGTGGACAACCCTGAAGACTTCCAGTACAATGCCCAAGAAGTGGTTGATTATTTCCTGCGTATGGCTGCTGACCAG CACCGGTACTATCGCACCAACCACATCGTGATGACCATGGGTGGTGACTTCCACTATGGGTACGCCAACTCGTGGTTCAAGAACCTTGACAAGCTCATCCAGCTGGTCAATGCGAAG CAGGAGAACGGGAGCCGGGTCCATGTGCTCTACTCCACCCCTGCGTGCTACCTGCGGGAACTCAACAAGGCCAACCTCACCTG GTCAGTAAAAGAGGACGACTTCTTTCCGTATGCTGATGGCCCCCACCAGTTCTGGACCGGCTACTTCTCCAGCCGGCCAGCTCTCAAGCACTATGAGCGTGTCAGCTACAACTTCCTGCAG GTGTGCAAGCAGCTGGAGGCACTGACAGGCTGGGAGGCCAACAAGGGACCCTATGGCTGGGGAACCAGCACAGTCCTCG AGGAGGCGATGGCCGTGCTGCAGCACCATGATGCCATCTCTGGCACCGCCCGCCAGAATGTGGCAGATGACTATGCACACAAGCTGGCCacaggctggagaccctgccag GTTCTCATGAGCAACGCCCTGGCATGGCTCAGTGGCTCCATCGAGGATTATTCCACCTGTCCGGGCCTCAACATCAGCTTCTGTGTGCTCAGCCAGATTTCAGCTCGA GTGGTGATGAATCCACAAGCAGAGACACAGATACCCATCCCAGAGCTGCTGTTCCCAGCCTCAGTGCCTGCCTTGGGCTTCAGCGTCTACTCCATAGCCCGAGTGTCTCGTCAGAACCCCAAGTTCCACATGCCCAAGTCCATTCCCCGGCACTCCAATTCAGATGTCTTAATGATCCAAAACAAG TACATTCGGGCTACATTCAGTGCTGAGACTGGCCTCTTGATGAAGATTGAGAACATGGGCCAGAAAGTTGTACTGCCTGTGAGCCAGTCTTTTTTCTG GTACAAAGCCAGTATAGGTGACAGGAAACTCCAGCAGTCCTCTGGTGCCTATGTGTTTAGACCACACCGACGACAGCCACTGCCCGTGAGCCAGCGGGCTGAGATCTACCTGGTGAAG TCATCCTTAGTGCAGGAAGTGCACCAGAACTTCTCAGACTGGTGTTCCCAGGTGGTTCGCCTGTACCGGGGACAGCGGCACCTGGAGCTGCAGTGGACAGTGGGCCCCATACCCACTGC TGATGGCTGGGGAAAAGAGGTCATCAGTCGCTTTGACACGCCGCTGGACACCAAGGGCCACTTCTACACGGACAGCAATGGCCGGGAGATCCTGACCAGGAG GCGGGATTATCGGCCCACCTGGAGCTTGAACCAGACCCAGGTGGTGGCAGGCAACTACTACCCAGTCAACACCCGCATTTTCATCAAG GATGGGGAGAAGCAGTTGACGGTGCTGACGGACCGTTCGCAGGGGGGCAGCAGCCTACGGGACGGCTCGCTGGAGCTCATG GTGCACCGGAAGCTGCTGCGAGATGATTTCCGCGGAGTCGGGGAGGCGCTGCTGGAGCAGGGCTCGGGCTTGGTGGTGCGAGGGCGCCACTTGGTGCTGCTGGACGCGGTAGACCAGGCGGCCGCGGGGCATCGGCTGCTGGCTGAGAGGGAGGTCCTGGCCCCACAGGTGTTTCTGGCCCCAGGCGGGGGCGCTCCATACTTCCAGGGAGCCCCAAGGCGCACACAG TTCTCAGGCCTGCTCAGGGAGCTCCCGCCCTCTGTCCACCTGCTCACACTGGCCCGCTGGGGCCCGGACAGACTGCTGCTGCGCTTGGAGCACCAATTCGCCCTTGGGGAGGACTCAGGACACAACTTGAGCTCTCCTGTGACCTTGAATTTGCAA GACCTGTTCTCCACCGTCACCATCACCCACCTGCAGGAGACCACGCTGGCGGCCAACCAGCCCCGAGAAAGTGCCTCCAGGCTCAAGTGGACCCCAGACACTG ATGCTGCACCGTACCCCCCTGCTGCCCCTGTGGACCCGACCACCATCACGCTGCAGCCCATGGAGATCCGCACCTTTGTGGCCTCAGTCTTGGGGGAACTGGACCCCTGGAGCCACAGAGAAGACCCCTTAGACTTCTGA
- the LOC101531130 gene encoding lysosomal alpha-mannosidase-like isoform X3: MSPGAAARRGRAGACGAAGRAGRGSLHPPAWLFLLWLVAGRTRAADYEACPRVQPDMLNVHLVAHTHDDVGWIYTVDQYYYGGQNDLLHPGVKNILDSVFAALQAEPSRRFVYVEMAFFSRWWHQQTNATQQAVQELVRQGRLEFANGGWVMNDEAATHYGAIVDQMTLGLHFLQKTFGEDGRPRVAWHIDPFGHSREQASLFAQMGFDGVFLGRVDYQDREARMKRKKMELVWRASASLKPPTADLFTGVLPNLYDPPKNLCWDTLCDERSIVDNPEDFQYNAQEVVDYFLRMAADQQENGSRVHVLYSTPACYLRELNKANLTWSVKEDDFFPYADGPHQFWTGYFSSRPALKHYERVSYNFLQVCKQLEALTGWEANKGPYGWGTSTVLEEAMAVLQHHDAISGTARQNVADDYAHKLATGWRPCQVLMSNALAWLSGSIEDYSTCPGLNISFCVLSQISARFQVTIYNPLGRKVAHMVRLPVNEGTFLVKDPKGNAVTSDVVMNPQAETQIPIPELLFPASVPALGFSVYSIARVSRQNPKFHMPKSIPRHSNSDVLMIQNKYIRATFSAETGLLMKIENMGQKVVLPVSQSFFWYKASIGDRKLQQSSGAYVFRPHRRQPLPVSQRAEIYLVKSSLVQEVHQNFSDWCSQVVRLYRGQRHLELQWTVGPIPTADGWGKEVISRFDTPLDTKGHFYTDSNGREILTRRRDYRPTWSLNQTQVVAGNYYPVNTRIFIKDGEKQLTVLTDRSQGGSSLRDGSLELMVHRKLLRDDFRGVGEALLEQGSGLVVRGRHLVLLDAVDQAAAGHRLLAEREVLAPQVFLAPGGGAPYFQGAPRRTQFSGLLRELPPSVHLLTLARWGPDRLLLRLEHQFALGEDSGHNLSSPVTLNLQDLFSTVTITHLQETTLAANQPRESASRLKWTPDTDAAPYPPAAPVDPTTITLQPMEIRTFVASVLGELDPWSHREDPLDF, encoded by the exons ATGAGCCCCGGCGCTGCTGCCCGCCGAGGCCGAGCCGGAGCCTGCGGGGCCGCTGGGCGCGCCGGGCGGGGGTCGCTGCACCCTCCGGCTTGGCTCTTCCTGCTGTGGCTAGTGGCCGGCCGCACCCGCGCCGCGGACTACGAG GCTTGTCCCAGAGTGCAGCCAGACATGCTGAACGTCCACCTGGTGGCCCACACACATGATGATGTGGGCTGGATCTATACAGTGGACCAGTACTATTATGGGG GACAGAATGACCTGCTGCACCCAGGTGTGAAGAATATCCTGGACTCGGTGTTCGCTGCCCTGCAGGCAGAGCCCAGCCGTAGGTTTGTCTACGTGGAGATGGCCTTCTTCTCCCGCTGGTGGCACCAGCAGACGAACGCAACGCAGCAAGCTGTGCAGGAACTGGTGCGCCAGG GGCGTCTGGAGTTTGCCAATGGTGGCTGGGTGATGAACGACGAGGCGGCCACCCACTATGGTGCCATCGTGGACCAGATGACCCTGGGGCTGCACTTCCTGCAGAAGACATTCGGGGAAGACGGGCGCCCCCGTGTGGCCTGGCACATTGACCCCTTTGGCCACTCTCGGGAGCAGGCTTCCCTGTTTGCTCAG ATGGGTTTTGATGGCGTCTTCTTGGGGCGAGTGGATTACCAAGATAGAGAGGCACgaatgaagaggaagaagatggaGCTGGTGTGGCGAGCcagtgccagtctgaagcccccGACCGCTGACCTCTTCACTG GTGTGCTCCCCAACCTTTATGACCCCCCAAAGAATCTGTGCTGGGACACGCTGTGTGATGAGAGGTCCATAGTGGACAACCCTGAAGACTTCCAGTACAATGCCCAAGAAGTGGTTGATTATTTCCTGCGTATGGCTGCTGACCAG CAGGAGAACGGGAGCCGGGTCCATGTGCTCTACTCCACCCCTGCGTGCTACCTGCGGGAACTCAACAAGGCCAACCTCACCTG GTCAGTAAAAGAGGACGACTTCTTTCCGTATGCTGATGGCCCCCACCAGTTCTGGACCGGCTACTTCTCCAGCCGGCCAGCTCTCAAGCACTATGAGCGTGTCAGCTACAACTTCCTGCAG GTGTGCAAGCAGCTGGAGGCACTGACAGGCTGGGAGGCCAACAAGGGACCCTATGGCTGGGGAACCAGCACAGTCCTCG AGGAGGCGATGGCCGTGCTGCAGCACCATGATGCCATCTCTGGCACCGCCCGCCAGAATGTGGCAGATGACTATGCACACAAGCTGGCCacaggctggagaccctgccag GTTCTCATGAGCAACGCCCTGGCATGGCTCAGTGGCTCCATCGAGGATTATTCCACCTGTCCGGGCCTCAACATCAGCTTCTGTGTGCTCAGCCAGATTTCAGCTCGA TTCCAGGTCACCATTTACAACCCCTTGGGGCGGAAGGTGGCTCACATGGTGCGGCTGCCAGTCAATGAAGGCACCTTCCTTGTGAAGGACCCCAAGGGCAACGCTGTGACCAGTGAT GTGGTGATGAATCCACAAGCAGAGACACAGATACCCATCCCAGAGCTGCTGTTCCCAGCCTCAGTGCCTGCCTTGGGCTTCAGCGTCTACTCCATAGCCCGAGTGTCTCGTCAGAACCCCAAGTTCCACATGCCCAAGTCCATTCCCCGGCACTCCAATTCAGATGTCTTAATGATCCAAAACAAG TACATTCGGGCTACATTCAGTGCTGAGACTGGCCTCTTGATGAAGATTGAGAACATGGGCCAGAAAGTTGTACTGCCTGTGAGCCAGTCTTTTTTCTG GTACAAAGCCAGTATAGGTGACAGGAAACTCCAGCAGTCCTCTGGTGCCTATGTGTTTAGACCACACCGACGACAGCCACTGCCCGTGAGCCAGCGGGCTGAGATCTACCTGGTGAAG TCATCCTTAGTGCAGGAAGTGCACCAGAACTTCTCAGACTGGTGTTCCCAGGTGGTTCGCCTGTACCGGGGACAGCGGCACCTGGAGCTGCAGTGGACAGTGGGCCCCATACCCACTGC TGATGGCTGGGGAAAAGAGGTCATCAGTCGCTTTGACACGCCGCTGGACACCAAGGGCCACTTCTACACGGACAGCAATGGCCGGGAGATCCTGACCAGGAG GCGGGATTATCGGCCCACCTGGAGCTTGAACCAGACCCAGGTGGTGGCAGGCAACTACTACCCAGTCAACACCCGCATTTTCATCAAG GATGGGGAGAAGCAGTTGACGGTGCTGACGGACCGTTCGCAGGGGGGCAGCAGCCTACGGGACGGCTCGCTGGAGCTCATG GTGCACCGGAAGCTGCTGCGAGATGATTTCCGCGGAGTCGGGGAGGCGCTGCTGGAGCAGGGCTCGGGCTTGGTGGTGCGAGGGCGCCACTTGGTGCTGCTGGACGCGGTAGACCAGGCGGCCGCGGGGCATCGGCTGCTGGCTGAGAGGGAGGTCCTGGCCCCACAGGTGTTTCTGGCCCCAGGCGGGGGCGCTCCATACTTCCAGGGAGCCCCAAGGCGCACACAG TTCTCAGGCCTGCTCAGGGAGCTCCCGCCCTCTGTCCACCTGCTCACACTGGCCCGCTGGGGCCCGGACAGACTGCTGCTGCGCTTGGAGCACCAATTCGCCCTTGGGGAGGACTCAGGACACAACTTGAGCTCTCCTGTGACCTTGAATTTGCAA GACCTGTTCTCCACCGTCACCATCACCCACCTGCAGGAGACCACGCTGGCGGCCAACCAGCCCCGAGAAAGTGCCTCCAGGCTCAAGTGGACCCCAGACACTG ATGCTGCACCGTACCCCCCTGCTGCCCCTGTGGACCCGACCACCATCACGCTGCAGCCCATGGAGATCCGCACCTTTGTGGCCTCAGTCTTGGGGGAACTGGACCCCTGGAGCCACAGAGAAGACCCCTTAGACTTCTGA
- the LOC101531130 gene encoding lysosomal alpha-mannosidase-like isoform X6, giving the protein MSPGAAARRGRAGACGAAGRAGRGSLHPPAWLFLLWLVAGRTRAADYEACPRVQPDMLNVHLVAHTHDDVGWIYTVDQYYYGGQNDLLHPGVKNILDSVFAALQAEPSRRFVYVEMAFFSRWWHQQTNATQQAVQELVRQGRLEFANGGWVMNDEAATHYGAIVDQMTLGLHFLQKTFGEDGRPRVAWHIDPFGHSREQASLFAQMGFDGVFLGRVDYQDREARMKRKKMELVWRASASLKPPTADLFTGVLPNLYDPPKNLCWDTLCDERSIVDNPEDFQYNAQEVVDYFLRMAADQHRYYRTNHIVMTMGGDFHYGYANSWFKNLDKLIQLVNAKQENGSRVHVLYSTPACYLRELNKANLTWSVKEDDFFPYADGPHQFWTGYFSSRPALKHYERVSYNFLQVCKQLEALTGWEANKGPYGWGTSTVLEEAMAVLQHHDAISGTARQNVADDYAHKLATGWRPCQVLMSNALAWLSGSIEDYSTCPGLNISFCVLSQISARYIRATFSAETGLLMKIENMGQKVVLPVSQSFFWYKASIGDRKLQQSSGAYVFRPHRRQPLPVSQRAEIYLVKSSLVQEVHQNFSDWCSQVVRLYRGQRHLELQWTVGPIPTADGWGKEVISRFDTPLDTKGHFYTDSNGREILTRRRDYRPTWSLNQTQVVAGNYYPVNTRIFIKDGEKQLTVLTDRSQGGSSLRDGSLELMVHRKLLRDDFRGVGEALLEQGSGLVVRGRHLVLLDAVDQAAAGHRLLAEREVLAPQVFLAPGGGAPYFQGAPRRTQFSGLLRELPPSVHLLTLARWGPDRLLLRLEHQFALGEDSGHNLSSPVTLNLQDLFSTVTITHLQETTLAANQPRESASRLKWTPDTDAAPYPPAAPVDPTTITLQPMEIRTFVASVLGELDPWSHREDPLDF; this is encoded by the exons ATGAGCCCCGGCGCTGCTGCCCGCCGAGGCCGAGCCGGAGCCTGCGGGGCCGCTGGGCGCGCCGGGCGGGGGTCGCTGCACCCTCCGGCTTGGCTCTTCCTGCTGTGGCTAGTGGCCGGCCGCACCCGCGCCGCGGACTACGAG GCTTGTCCCAGAGTGCAGCCAGACATGCTGAACGTCCACCTGGTGGCCCACACACATGATGATGTGGGCTGGATCTATACAGTGGACCAGTACTATTATGGGG GACAGAATGACCTGCTGCACCCAGGTGTGAAGAATATCCTGGACTCGGTGTTCGCTGCCCTGCAGGCAGAGCCCAGCCGTAGGTTTGTCTACGTGGAGATGGCCTTCTTCTCCCGCTGGTGGCACCAGCAGACGAACGCAACGCAGCAAGCTGTGCAGGAACTGGTGCGCCAGG GGCGTCTGGAGTTTGCCAATGGTGGCTGGGTGATGAACGACGAGGCGGCCACCCACTATGGTGCCATCGTGGACCAGATGACCCTGGGGCTGCACTTCCTGCAGAAGACATTCGGGGAAGACGGGCGCCCCCGTGTGGCCTGGCACATTGACCCCTTTGGCCACTCTCGGGAGCAGGCTTCCCTGTTTGCTCAG ATGGGTTTTGATGGCGTCTTCTTGGGGCGAGTGGATTACCAAGATAGAGAGGCACgaatgaagaggaagaagatggaGCTGGTGTGGCGAGCcagtgccagtctgaagcccccGACCGCTGACCTCTTCACTG GTGTGCTCCCCAACCTTTATGACCCCCCAAAGAATCTGTGCTGGGACACGCTGTGTGATGAGAGGTCCATAGTGGACAACCCTGAAGACTTCCAGTACAATGCCCAAGAAGTGGTTGATTATTTCCTGCGTATGGCTGCTGACCAG CACCGGTACTATCGCACCAACCACATCGTGATGACCATGGGTGGTGACTTCCACTATGGGTACGCCAACTCGTGGTTCAAGAACCTTGACAAGCTCATCCAGCTGGTCAATGCGAAG CAGGAGAACGGGAGCCGGGTCCATGTGCTCTACTCCACCCCTGCGTGCTACCTGCGGGAACTCAACAAGGCCAACCTCACCTG GTCAGTAAAAGAGGACGACTTCTTTCCGTATGCTGATGGCCCCCACCAGTTCTGGACCGGCTACTTCTCCAGCCGGCCAGCTCTCAAGCACTATGAGCGTGTCAGCTACAACTTCCTGCAG GTGTGCAAGCAGCTGGAGGCACTGACAGGCTGGGAGGCCAACAAGGGACCCTATGGCTGGGGAACCAGCACAGTCCTCG AGGAGGCGATGGCCGTGCTGCAGCACCATGATGCCATCTCTGGCACCGCCCGCCAGAATGTGGCAGATGACTATGCACACAAGCTGGCCacaggctggagaccctgccag GTTCTCATGAGCAACGCCCTGGCATGGCTCAGTGGCTCCATCGAGGATTATTCCACCTGTCCGGGCCTCAACATCAGCTTCTGTGTGCTCAGCCAGATTTCAGCTCGA TACATTCGGGCTACATTCAGTGCTGAGACTGGCCTCTTGATGAAGATTGAGAACATGGGCCAGAAAGTTGTACTGCCTGTGAGCCAGTCTTTTTTCTG GTACAAAGCCAGTATAGGTGACAGGAAACTCCAGCAGTCCTCTGGTGCCTATGTGTTTAGACCACACCGACGACAGCCACTGCCCGTGAGCCAGCGGGCTGAGATCTACCTGGTGAAG TCATCCTTAGTGCAGGAAGTGCACCAGAACTTCTCAGACTGGTGTTCCCAGGTGGTTCGCCTGTACCGGGGACAGCGGCACCTGGAGCTGCAGTGGACAGTGGGCCCCATACCCACTGC TGATGGCTGGGGAAAAGAGGTCATCAGTCGCTTTGACACGCCGCTGGACACCAAGGGCCACTTCTACACGGACAGCAATGGCCGGGAGATCCTGACCAGGAG GCGGGATTATCGGCCCACCTGGAGCTTGAACCAGACCCAGGTGGTGGCAGGCAACTACTACCCAGTCAACACCCGCATTTTCATCAAG GATGGGGAGAAGCAGTTGACGGTGCTGACGGACCGTTCGCAGGGGGGCAGCAGCCTACGGGACGGCTCGCTGGAGCTCATG GTGCACCGGAAGCTGCTGCGAGATGATTTCCGCGGAGTCGGGGAGGCGCTGCTGGAGCAGGGCTCGGGCTTGGTGGTGCGAGGGCGCCACTTGGTGCTGCTGGACGCGGTAGACCAGGCGGCCGCGGGGCATCGGCTGCTGGCTGAGAGGGAGGTCCTGGCCCCACAGGTGTTTCTGGCCCCAGGCGGGGGCGCTCCATACTTCCAGGGAGCCCCAAGGCGCACACAG TTCTCAGGCCTGCTCAGGGAGCTCCCGCCCTCTGTCCACCTGCTCACACTGGCCCGCTGGGGCCCGGACAGACTGCTGCTGCGCTTGGAGCACCAATTCGCCCTTGGGGAGGACTCAGGACACAACTTGAGCTCTCCTGTGACCTTGAATTTGCAA GACCTGTTCTCCACCGTCACCATCACCCACCTGCAGGAGACCACGCTGGCGGCCAACCAGCCCCGAGAAAGTGCCTCCAGGCTCAAGTGGACCCCAGACACTG ATGCTGCACCGTACCCCCCTGCTGCCCCTGTGGACCCGACCACCATCACGCTGCAGCCCATGGAGATCCGCACCTTTGTGGCCTCAGTCTTGGGGGAACTGGACCCCTGGAGCCACAGAGAAGACCCCTTAGACTTCTGA